In a single window of the Macrobrachium rosenbergii isolate ZJJX-2024 chromosome 35, ASM4041242v1, whole genome shotgun sequence genome:
- the Alas gene encoding 5-aminolevulinate synthase, erythroid-specific, mitochondrial isoform X1: MFRMPCPFMSRLPGQFVRNYGGILTRQYGEMCPVISKVVRSFNFLSSADSAEGEKKCPFMASENLVKHASKEVQEDIIDLAAREQAGPATQETKPKGKCPFLASQAVLEKDAGKNEESSVFPYNDFFQEQIARKKADHSYRVFKKVARMADEFPKAKEYSWGEREITVWCSNDYLGMSRHGGVRGAVKSALEEHGAGAGGTRNISGNTILHEALESKLAEIHQKDAALLFTSCYVANDSTLYTLAKALPNCEIFSDEGNHASMIQGIRNSGVPKHIFRHNDPGHLEELLKSKDVSTPKIVAFETVHSMTGAVCPLNELCDVAHKYGAITFVDEVHAVGLYGEKGAGIADRDGLHHKIDIVSGTLGKAFGNIGGYIAGSGTLIDMIRSYAAGFIFTTSLPPTVVSGALAAVNILSSEEGRSMRATHQKAVRYLRTSLMEKGFPVEHCPSHIIPVHIGDPLLSTKVSDELIREFGHYVQAINYPTVPRGQEKLRIAPTPQHTPAMMDHFVADLTTVWKGIGLPLMEKSCSDECTFCKKPLLFNQLESRERCGETCNKPYCPQLVACS; the protein is encoded by the exons ATGTTTAG GATGCCTTGCCCCTTCATGTCCCGCCTTCCGGGCCAGTTCGTGAGGAACTATGGAGGAATACTCACCAGGCAATATGGAGAAATGTGCCCCGTGATAAGCAAGGTCGTCAGGTCCTTCAATTTCCTGTCCTCCGCCGATTCGG CAGAAGGAGAAAAGAAGTGCCCCTTCATGGCCAGCGAGAACTTGGTGAAGCATGCAAGCAAGGAGGTTCAGGAGGACATCATCGACCTGGCGGCTCGCGAACAAG CAGGCCCTGCTACCCAGGAGACTAAGCCCAAGGGTAAATGCCCCTTTTTGGCATCCCAGGCAGTCCTTGAAAAGGACGCTGGCAAAAATGAAG AATCATCTGTGTTTCCGTACAACGACTTCTTCCAAGAGCAGATCGCGCGCAAGAAGGCGGACCATTCGTACCGCGTGTTCAAGAAGGTGGCCCGCATGGCTGACGAGTTCCCCAAGGCCAAAGAATACTCCTGGGGCGAAAGAGAGATTACCGTTTGGTGTTCGAACGATTACTTGG GAATGTCCAGGCATGGGGGCGTCCGCGGCGCAGTGAAATCTGCTCTGGAAGAACACGGGGCGGGAGCCGGAGGGACTCGAAACATATCGGGGAACACCATCCTACACGAAGCGCTGGAGTCTAAGCTAGCAGAAATTCACCAGAAGGATGCAGCCTTGCTCTTCACTTCGTGCTATGTTGCCAACGACTCTACCCTTTATACCCTGGCTAAGGCCCTTCCAA ACTGTGAGATATTCTCCGATGAGGGAAACCACGCGTCAATGATCCAGGGAATTCGCAATTCCGGAGTTCCGAAGCACATCTTCCGCCACAATGACCCCGGACACCTCGAGGAGCTGTTGAAGTCGAAGGACGTCTCGACACCCAAGATTGTCGCGTTTGAAACTGTCCACTCGATGACGGGTGCAGTTTGTCCGCTGAATGAATTGTGCGAT gtTGCTCATAAGTACGGAGCAATTACGTTTGTTGATGAAGTGCACGCAGTCGGCTTGTATGGAGAGAAAGGCGCGGGAATAGCCGATCGAGATGGCTTGCACCACAAGATCGACATAGTTTCGGGCACTTTAG GCAAAGCATTCGGCAACATAGGTGGCTACATAGCGGGAAGTGGGACCCTCATTGACATGATACGTAGCTACGCCGCGGGATTCATTTTCACGACGTCCTTACCTCCCACTGTTGTGTCTGGAGCCCTGGCTGCTGTCAACATTCTGAGCAGCGAGGAGGGCCGTTCGATGAGGGCTACGCACCAGAAGGCTGTCCGCTACTTACGCACCTCCCTGATGGAGAAAGGCTTCCCGGTCGAGCACTGCCCCTCCCACATtattccagttcat ATTGGCGACCCACTGCTCAGTACAAAGGTGTCTGACGAATTGATACGAGAGTTTGGTCATTACGTCCAAGCAATCAACTATCCCACTGTCCCCAGAGGACAGGAGAAGCTACGTATCGCACCAACGCCCCAACACACCCCTGCTATGATGGACCACTTTGTTGCCGACCTCACAACAGTCTGGAAAGGAATCGGATTGCCTCTGATGGAAAAAAGTTGCTCCGAT GAGTGCACATTTTGCAAGAAACCTCTCCTCTTCAACCAGCTGGAGTCTCGGGAGCGTTGTGGAGAAACCTGCAATAAGCCCTACTGCCCCCAACTGGTTGCATGTTCATAG
- the Alas gene encoding 5-aminolevulinate synthase, erythroid-specific, mitochondrial isoform X2 has translation MFRMPCPFMSRLPGQFVRNYGGILTRQYGEMCPVISKVVRSFNFLSSADSEGEKKCPFMASENLVKHASKEVQEDIIDLAAREQAGPATQETKPKGKCPFLASQAVLEKDAGKNEESSVFPYNDFFQEQIARKKADHSYRVFKKVARMADEFPKAKEYSWGEREITVWCSNDYLGMSRHGGVRGAVKSALEEHGAGAGGTRNISGNTILHEALESKLAEIHQKDAALLFTSCYVANDSTLYTLAKALPNCEIFSDEGNHASMIQGIRNSGVPKHIFRHNDPGHLEELLKSKDVSTPKIVAFETVHSMTGAVCPLNELCDVAHKYGAITFVDEVHAVGLYGEKGAGIADRDGLHHKIDIVSGTLGKAFGNIGGYIAGSGTLIDMIRSYAAGFIFTTSLPPTVVSGALAAVNILSSEEGRSMRATHQKAVRYLRTSLMEKGFPVEHCPSHIIPVHIGDPLLSTKVSDELIREFGHYVQAINYPTVPRGQEKLRIAPTPQHTPAMMDHFVADLTTVWKGIGLPLMEKSCSDECTFCKKPLLFNQLESRERCGETCNKPYCPQLVACS, from the exons ATGTTTAG GATGCCTTGCCCCTTCATGTCCCGCCTTCCGGGCCAGTTCGTGAGGAACTATGGAGGAATACTCACCAGGCAATATGGAGAAATGTGCCCCGTGATAAGCAAGGTCGTCAGGTCCTTCAATTTCCTGTCCTCCGCCGATTCGG AAGGAGAAAAGAAGTGCCCCTTCATGGCCAGCGAGAACTTGGTGAAGCATGCAAGCAAGGAGGTTCAGGAGGACATCATCGACCTGGCGGCTCGCGAACAAG CAGGCCCTGCTACCCAGGAGACTAAGCCCAAGGGTAAATGCCCCTTTTTGGCATCCCAGGCAGTCCTTGAAAAGGACGCTGGCAAAAATGAAG AATCATCTGTGTTTCCGTACAACGACTTCTTCCAAGAGCAGATCGCGCGCAAGAAGGCGGACCATTCGTACCGCGTGTTCAAGAAGGTGGCCCGCATGGCTGACGAGTTCCCCAAGGCCAAAGAATACTCCTGGGGCGAAAGAGAGATTACCGTTTGGTGTTCGAACGATTACTTGG GAATGTCCAGGCATGGGGGCGTCCGCGGCGCAGTGAAATCTGCTCTGGAAGAACACGGGGCGGGAGCCGGAGGGACTCGAAACATATCGGGGAACACCATCCTACACGAAGCGCTGGAGTCTAAGCTAGCAGAAATTCACCAGAAGGATGCAGCCTTGCTCTTCACTTCGTGCTATGTTGCCAACGACTCTACCCTTTATACCCTGGCTAAGGCCCTTCCAA ACTGTGAGATATTCTCCGATGAGGGAAACCACGCGTCAATGATCCAGGGAATTCGCAATTCCGGAGTTCCGAAGCACATCTTCCGCCACAATGACCCCGGACACCTCGAGGAGCTGTTGAAGTCGAAGGACGTCTCGACACCCAAGATTGTCGCGTTTGAAACTGTCCACTCGATGACGGGTGCAGTTTGTCCGCTGAATGAATTGTGCGAT gtTGCTCATAAGTACGGAGCAATTACGTTTGTTGATGAAGTGCACGCAGTCGGCTTGTATGGAGAGAAAGGCGCGGGAATAGCCGATCGAGATGGCTTGCACCACAAGATCGACATAGTTTCGGGCACTTTAG GCAAAGCATTCGGCAACATAGGTGGCTACATAGCGGGAAGTGGGACCCTCATTGACATGATACGTAGCTACGCCGCGGGATTCATTTTCACGACGTCCTTACCTCCCACTGTTGTGTCTGGAGCCCTGGCTGCTGTCAACATTCTGAGCAGCGAGGAGGGCCGTTCGATGAGGGCTACGCACCAGAAGGCTGTCCGCTACTTACGCACCTCCCTGATGGAGAAAGGCTTCCCGGTCGAGCACTGCCCCTCCCACATtattccagttcat ATTGGCGACCCACTGCTCAGTACAAAGGTGTCTGACGAATTGATACGAGAGTTTGGTCATTACGTCCAAGCAATCAACTATCCCACTGTCCCCAGAGGACAGGAGAAGCTACGTATCGCACCAACGCCCCAACACACCCCTGCTATGATGGACCACTTTGTTGCCGACCTCACAACAGTCTGGAAAGGAATCGGATTGCCTCTGATGGAAAAAAGTTGCTCCGAT GAGTGCACATTTTGCAAGAAACCTCTCCTCTTCAACCAGCTGGAGTCTCGGGAGCGTTGTGGAGAAACCTGCAATAAGCCCTACTGCCCCCAACTGGTTGCATGTTCATAG
- the Alas gene encoding 5-aminolevulinate synthase, erythroid-specific, mitochondrial isoform X9 produces the protein MFRMPCPFMSRLPGQFVRNYGGILTRQYGEMCPVISKVVRSFNFLSSADSAEGEKKCPFMASENLVKHASKEVQEDIIDLAAREQESSVFPYNDFFQEQIARKKADHSYRVFKKVARMADEFPKAKEYSWGEREITVWCSNDYLGMSRHGGVRGAVKSALEEHGAGAGGTRNISGNTILHEALESKLAEIHQKDAALLFTSCYVANDSTLYTLAKALPNCEIFSDEGNHASMIQGIRNSGVPKHIFRHNDPGHLEELLKSKDVSTPKIVAFETVHSMTGAVCPLNELCDVAHKYGAITFVDEVHAVGLYGEKGAGIADRDGLHHKIDIVSGTLGKAFGNIGGYIAGSGTLIDMIRSYAAGFIFTTSLPPTVVSGALAAVNILSSEEGRSMRATHQKAVRYLRTSLMEKGFPVEHCPSHIIPVHIGDPLLSTKVSDELIREFGHYVQAINYPTVPRGQEKLRIAPTPQHTPAMMDHFVADLTTVWKGIGLPLMEKSCSDECTFCKKPLLFNQLESRERCGETCNKPYCPQLVACS, from the exons ATGTTTAG GATGCCTTGCCCCTTCATGTCCCGCCTTCCGGGCCAGTTCGTGAGGAACTATGGAGGAATACTCACCAGGCAATATGGAGAAATGTGCCCCGTGATAAGCAAGGTCGTCAGGTCCTTCAATTTCCTGTCCTCCGCCGATTCGG CAGAAGGAGAAAAGAAGTGCCCCTTCATGGCCAGCGAGAACTTGGTGAAGCATGCAAGCAAGGAGGTTCAGGAGGACATCATCGACCTGGCGGCTCGCGAACAAG AATCATCTGTGTTTCCGTACAACGACTTCTTCCAAGAGCAGATCGCGCGCAAGAAGGCGGACCATTCGTACCGCGTGTTCAAGAAGGTGGCCCGCATGGCTGACGAGTTCCCCAAGGCCAAAGAATACTCCTGGGGCGAAAGAGAGATTACCGTTTGGTGTTCGAACGATTACTTGG GAATGTCCAGGCATGGGGGCGTCCGCGGCGCAGTGAAATCTGCTCTGGAAGAACACGGGGCGGGAGCCGGAGGGACTCGAAACATATCGGGGAACACCATCCTACACGAAGCGCTGGAGTCTAAGCTAGCAGAAATTCACCAGAAGGATGCAGCCTTGCTCTTCACTTCGTGCTATGTTGCCAACGACTCTACCCTTTATACCCTGGCTAAGGCCCTTCCAA ACTGTGAGATATTCTCCGATGAGGGAAACCACGCGTCAATGATCCAGGGAATTCGCAATTCCGGAGTTCCGAAGCACATCTTCCGCCACAATGACCCCGGACACCTCGAGGAGCTGTTGAAGTCGAAGGACGTCTCGACACCCAAGATTGTCGCGTTTGAAACTGTCCACTCGATGACGGGTGCAGTTTGTCCGCTGAATGAATTGTGCGAT gtTGCTCATAAGTACGGAGCAATTACGTTTGTTGATGAAGTGCACGCAGTCGGCTTGTATGGAGAGAAAGGCGCGGGAATAGCCGATCGAGATGGCTTGCACCACAAGATCGACATAGTTTCGGGCACTTTAG GCAAAGCATTCGGCAACATAGGTGGCTACATAGCGGGAAGTGGGACCCTCATTGACATGATACGTAGCTACGCCGCGGGATTCATTTTCACGACGTCCTTACCTCCCACTGTTGTGTCTGGAGCCCTGGCTGCTGTCAACATTCTGAGCAGCGAGGAGGGCCGTTCGATGAGGGCTACGCACCAGAAGGCTGTCCGCTACTTACGCACCTCCCTGATGGAGAAAGGCTTCCCGGTCGAGCACTGCCCCTCCCACATtattccagttcat ATTGGCGACCCACTGCTCAGTACAAAGGTGTCTGACGAATTGATACGAGAGTTTGGTCATTACGTCCAAGCAATCAACTATCCCACTGTCCCCAGAGGACAGGAGAAGCTACGTATCGCACCAACGCCCCAACACACCCCTGCTATGATGGACCACTTTGTTGCCGACCTCACAACAGTCTGGAAAGGAATCGGATTGCCTCTGATGGAAAAAAGTTGCTCCGAT GAGTGCACATTTTGCAAGAAACCTCTCCTCTTCAACCAGCTGGAGTCTCGGGAGCGTTGTGGAGAAACCTGCAATAAGCCCTACTGCCCCCAACTGGTTGCATGTTCATAG
- the Alas gene encoding 5-aminolevulinate synthase, erythroid-specific, mitochondrial isoform X3 — translation MFRMPCPFMSRLPGQFVRNYGGILTRQYGEMCPVISKVVRSFNFLSSADSAEGEKKCPFMASENLVKHASKEVQEDIIDLAAREQGPATQETKPKGKCPFLASQAVLEKDAGKNEESSVFPYNDFFQEQIARKKADHSYRVFKKVARMADEFPKAKEYSWGEREITVWCSNDYLGMSRHGGVRGAVKSALEEHGAGAGGTRNISGNTILHEALESKLAEIHQKDAALLFTSCYVANDSTLYTLAKALPNCEIFSDEGNHASMIQGIRNSGVPKHIFRHNDPGHLEELLKSKDVSTPKIVAFETVHSMTGAVCPLNELCDVAHKYGAITFVDEVHAVGLYGEKGAGIADRDGLHHKIDIVSGTLGKAFGNIGGYIAGSGTLIDMIRSYAAGFIFTTSLPPTVVSGALAAVNILSSEEGRSMRATHQKAVRYLRTSLMEKGFPVEHCPSHIIPVHIGDPLLSTKVSDELIREFGHYVQAINYPTVPRGQEKLRIAPTPQHTPAMMDHFVADLTTVWKGIGLPLMEKSCSDECTFCKKPLLFNQLESRERCGETCNKPYCPQLVACS, via the exons ATGTTTAG GATGCCTTGCCCCTTCATGTCCCGCCTTCCGGGCCAGTTCGTGAGGAACTATGGAGGAATACTCACCAGGCAATATGGAGAAATGTGCCCCGTGATAAGCAAGGTCGTCAGGTCCTTCAATTTCCTGTCCTCCGCCGATTCGG CAGAAGGAGAAAAGAAGTGCCCCTTCATGGCCAGCGAGAACTTGGTGAAGCATGCAAGCAAGGAGGTTCAGGAGGACATCATCGACCTGGCGGCTCGCGAACAAG GCCCTGCTACCCAGGAGACTAAGCCCAAGGGTAAATGCCCCTTTTTGGCATCCCAGGCAGTCCTTGAAAAGGACGCTGGCAAAAATGAAG AATCATCTGTGTTTCCGTACAACGACTTCTTCCAAGAGCAGATCGCGCGCAAGAAGGCGGACCATTCGTACCGCGTGTTCAAGAAGGTGGCCCGCATGGCTGACGAGTTCCCCAAGGCCAAAGAATACTCCTGGGGCGAAAGAGAGATTACCGTTTGGTGTTCGAACGATTACTTGG GAATGTCCAGGCATGGGGGCGTCCGCGGCGCAGTGAAATCTGCTCTGGAAGAACACGGGGCGGGAGCCGGAGGGACTCGAAACATATCGGGGAACACCATCCTACACGAAGCGCTGGAGTCTAAGCTAGCAGAAATTCACCAGAAGGATGCAGCCTTGCTCTTCACTTCGTGCTATGTTGCCAACGACTCTACCCTTTATACCCTGGCTAAGGCCCTTCCAA ACTGTGAGATATTCTCCGATGAGGGAAACCACGCGTCAATGATCCAGGGAATTCGCAATTCCGGAGTTCCGAAGCACATCTTCCGCCACAATGACCCCGGACACCTCGAGGAGCTGTTGAAGTCGAAGGACGTCTCGACACCCAAGATTGTCGCGTTTGAAACTGTCCACTCGATGACGGGTGCAGTTTGTCCGCTGAATGAATTGTGCGAT gtTGCTCATAAGTACGGAGCAATTACGTTTGTTGATGAAGTGCACGCAGTCGGCTTGTATGGAGAGAAAGGCGCGGGAATAGCCGATCGAGATGGCTTGCACCACAAGATCGACATAGTTTCGGGCACTTTAG GCAAAGCATTCGGCAACATAGGTGGCTACATAGCGGGAAGTGGGACCCTCATTGACATGATACGTAGCTACGCCGCGGGATTCATTTTCACGACGTCCTTACCTCCCACTGTTGTGTCTGGAGCCCTGGCTGCTGTCAACATTCTGAGCAGCGAGGAGGGCCGTTCGATGAGGGCTACGCACCAGAAGGCTGTCCGCTACTTACGCACCTCCCTGATGGAGAAAGGCTTCCCGGTCGAGCACTGCCCCTCCCACATtattccagttcat ATTGGCGACCCACTGCTCAGTACAAAGGTGTCTGACGAATTGATACGAGAGTTTGGTCATTACGTCCAAGCAATCAACTATCCCACTGTCCCCAGAGGACAGGAGAAGCTACGTATCGCACCAACGCCCCAACACACCCCTGCTATGATGGACCACTTTGTTGCCGACCTCACAACAGTCTGGAAAGGAATCGGATTGCCTCTGATGGAAAAAAGTTGCTCCGAT GAGTGCACATTTTGCAAGAAACCTCTCCTCTTCAACCAGCTGGAGTCTCGGGAGCGTTGTGGAGAAACCTGCAATAAGCCCTACTGCCCCCAACTGGTTGCATGTTCATAG
- the Alas gene encoding 5-aminolevulinate synthase, erythroid-specific, mitochondrial isoform X4 → MFRMPCPFMSRLPGQFVRNYGGILTRQYGEMCPVISKVVRSFNFLSSADSEGEKKCPFMASENLVKHASKEVQEDIIDLAAREQGPATQETKPKGKCPFLASQAVLEKDAGKNEESSVFPYNDFFQEQIARKKADHSYRVFKKVARMADEFPKAKEYSWGEREITVWCSNDYLGMSRHGGVRGAVKSALEEHGAGAGGTRNISGNTILHEALESKLAEIHQKDAALLFTSCYVANDSTLYTLAKALPNCEIFSDEGNHASMIQGIRNSGVPKHIFRHNDPGHLEELLKSKDVSTPKIVAFETVHSMTGAVCPLNELCDVAHKYGAITFVDEVHAVGLYGEKGAGIADRDGLHHKIDIVSGTLGKAFGNIGGYIAGSGTLIDMIRSYAAGFIFTTSLPPTVVSGALAAVNILSSEEGRSMRATHQKAVRYLRTSLMEKGFPVEHCPSHIIPVHIGDPLLSTKVSDELIREFGHYVQAINYPTVPRGQEKLRIAPTPQHTPAMMDHFVADLTTVWKGIGLPLMEKSCSDECTFCKKPLLFNQLESRERCGETCNKPYCPQLVACS, encoded by the exons ATGTTTAG GATGCCTTGCCCCTTCATGTCCCGCCTTCCGGGCCAGTTCGTGAGGAACTATGGAGGAATACTCACCAGGCAATATGGAGAAATGTGCCCCGTGATAAGCAAGGTCGTCAGGTCCTTCAATTTCCTGTCCTCCGCCGATTCGG AAGGAGAAAAGAAGTGCCCCTTCATGGCCAGCGAGAACTTGGTGAAGCATGCAAGCAAGGAGGTTCAGGAGGACATCATCGACCTGGCGGCTCGCGAACAAG GCCCTGCTACCCAGGAGACTAAGCCCAAGGGTAAATGCCCCTTTTTGGCATCCCAGGCAGTCCTTGAAAAGGACGCTGGCAAAAATGAAG AATCATCTGTGTTTCCGTACAACGACTTCTTCCAAGAGCAGATCGCGCGCAAGAAGGCGGACCATTCGTACCGCGTGTTCAAGAAGGTGGCCCGCATGGCTGACGAGTTCCCCAAGGCCAAAGAATACTCCTGGGGCGAAAGAGAGATTACCGTTTGGTGTTCGAACGATTACTTGG GAATGTCCAGGCATGGGGGCGTCCGCGGCGCAGTGAAATCTGCTCTGGAAGAACACGGGGCGGGAGCCGGAGGGACTCGAAACATATCGGGGAACACCATCCTACACGAAGCGCTGGAGTCTAAGCTAGCAGAAATTCACCAGAAGGATGCAGCCTTGCTCTTCACTTCGTGCTATGTTGCCAACGACTCTACCCTTTATACCCTGGCTAAGGCCCTTCCAA ACTGTGAGATATTCTCCGATGAGGGAAACCACGCGTCAATGATCCAGGGAATTCGCAATTCCGGAGTTCCGAAGCACATCTTCCGCCACAATGACCCCGGACACCTCGAGGAGCTGTTGAAGTCGAAGGACGTCTCGACACCCAAGATTGTCGCGTTTGAAACTGTCCACTCGATGACGGGTGCAGTTTGTCCGCTGAATGAATTGTGCGAT gtTGCTCATAAGTACGGAGCAATTACGTTTGTTGATGAAGTGCACGCAGTCGGCTTGTATGGAGAGAAAGGCGCGGGAATAGCCGATCGAGATGGCTTGCACCACAAGATCGACATAGTTTCGGGCACTTTAG GCAAAGCATTCGGCAACATAGGTGGCTACATAGCGGGAAGTGGGACCCTCATTGACATGATACGTAGCTACGCCGCGGGATTCATTTTCACGACGTCCTTACCTCCCACTGTTGTGTCTGGAGCCCTGGCTGCTGTCAACATTCTGAGCAGCGAGGAGGGCCGTTCGATGAGGGCTACGCACCAGAAGGCTGTCCGCTACTTACGCACCTCCCTGATGGAGAAAGGCTTCCCGGTCGAGCACTGCCCCTCCCACATtattccagttcat ATTGGCGACCCACTGCTCAGTACAAAGGTGTCTGACGAATTGATACGAGAGTTTGGTCATTACGTCCAAGCAATCAACTATCCCACTGTCCCCAGAGGACAGGAGAAGCTACGTATCGCACCAACGCCCCAACACACCCCTGCTATGATGGACCACTTTGTTGCCGACCTCACAACAGTCTGGAAAGGAATCGGATTGCCTCTGATGGAAAAAAGTTGCTCCGAT GAGTGCACATTTTGCAAGAAACCTCTCCTCTTCAACCAGCTGGAGTCTCGGGAGCGTTGTGGAGAAACCTGCAATAAGCCCTACTGCCCCCAACTGGTTGCATGTTCATAG
- the Alas gene encoding 5-aminolevulinate synthase, erythroid-specific, mitochondrial isoform X10, translating into MFRMPCPFMSRLPGQFVRNYGGILTRQYGEMCPVISKVVRSFNFLSSADSEGEKKCPFMASENLVKHASKEVQEDIIDLAAREQESSVFPYNDFFQEQIARKKADHSYRVFKKVARMADEFPKAKEYSWGEREITVWCSNDYLGMSRHGGVRGAVKSALEEHGAGAGGTRNISGNTILHEALESKLAEIHQKDAALLFTSCYVANDSTLYTLAKALPNCEIFSDEGNHASMIQGIRNSGVPKHIFRHNDPGHLEELLKSKDVSTPKIVAFETVHSMTGAVCPLNELCDVAHKYGAITFVDEVHAVGLYGEKGAGIADRDGLHHKIDIVSGTLGKAFGNIGGYIAGSGTLIDMIRSYAAGFIFTTSLPPTVVSGALAAVNILSSEEGRSMRATHQKAVRYLRTSLMEKGFPVEHCPSHIIPVHIGDPLLSTKVSDELIREFGHYVQAINYPTVPRGQEKLRIAPTPQHTPAMMDHFVADLTTVWKGIGLPLMEKSCSDECTFCKKPLLFNQLESRERCGETCNKPYCPQLVACS; encoded by the exons ATGTTTAG GATGCCTTGCCCCTTCATGTCCCGCCTTCCGGGCCAGTTCGTGAGGAACTATGGAGGAATACTCACCAGGCAATATGGAGAAATGTGCCCCGTGATAAGCAAGGTCGTCAGGTCCTTCAATTTCCTGTCCTCCGCCGATTCGG AAGGAGAAAAGAAGTGCCCCTTCATGGCCAGCGAGAACTTGGTGAAGCATGCAAGCAAGGAGGTTCAGGAGGACATCATCGACCTGGCGGCTCGCGAACAAG AATCATCTGTGTTTCCGTACAACGACTTCTTCCAAGAGCAGATCGCGCGCAAGAAGGCGGACCATTCGTACCGCGTGTTCAAGAAGGTGGCCCGCATGGCTGACGAGTTCCCCAAGGCCAAAGAATACTCCTGGGGCGAAAGAGAGATTACCGTTTGGTGTTCGAACGATTACTTGG GAATGTCCAGGCATGGGGGCGTCCGCGGCGCAGTGAAATCTGCTCTGGAAGAACACGGGGCGGGAGCCGGAGGGACTCGAAACATATCGGGGAACACCATCCTACACGAAGCGCTGGAGTCTAAGCTAGCAGAAATTCACCAGAAGGATGCAGCCTTGCTCTTCACTTCGTGCTATGTTGCCAACGACTCTACCCTTTATACCCTGGCTAAGGCCCTTCCAA ACTGTGAGATATTCTCCGATGAGGGAAACCACGCGTCAATGATCCAGGGAATTCGCAATTCCGGAGTTCCGAAGCACATCTTCCGCCACAATGACCCCGGACACCTCGAGGAGCTGTTGAAGTCGAAGGACGTCTCGACACCCAAGATTGTCGCGTTTGAAACTGTCCACTCGATGACGGGTGCAGTTTGTCCGCTGAATGAATTGTGCGAT gtTGCTCATAAGTACGGAGCAATTACGTTTGTTGATGAAGTGCACGCAGTCGGCTTGTATGGAGAGAAAGGCGCGGGAATAGCCGATCGAGATGGCTTGCACCACAAGATCGACATAGTTTCGGGCACTTTAG GCAAAGCATTCGGCAACATAGGTGGCTACATAGCGGGAAGTGGGACCCTCATTGACATGATACGTAGCTACGCCGCGGGATTCATTTTCACGACGTCCTTACCTCCCACTGTTGTGTCTGGAGCCCTGGCTGCTGTCAACATTCTGAGCAGCGAGGAGGGCCGTTCGATGAGGGCTACGCACCAGAAGGCTGTCCGCTACTTACGCACCTCCCTGATGGAGAAAGGCTTCCCGGTCGAGCACTGCCCCTCCCACATtattccagttcat ATTGGCGACCCACTGCTCAGTACAAAGGTGTCTGACGAATTGATACGAGAGTTTGGTCATTACGTCCAAGCAATCAACTATCCCACTGTCCCCAGAGGACAGGAGAAGCTACGTATCGCACCAACGCCCCAACACACCCCTGCTATGATGGACCACTTTGTTGCCGACCTCACAACAGTCTGGAAAGGAATCGGATTGCCTCTGATGGAAAAAAGTTGCTCCGAT GAGTGCACATTTTGCAAGAAACCTCTCCTCTTCAACCAGCTGGAGTCTCGGGAGCGTTGTGGAGAAACCTGCAATAAGCCCTACTGCCCCCAACTGGTTGCATGTTCATAG